In one Vibrio sp. CB1-14 genomic region, the following are encoded:
- a CDS encoding glycoside hydrolase family 16 protein, translating into MVNNRLYSLGLMLGALVAGVIAPKAHAGWEVHWIDTFEGEGVNWDNWTAQTQANYNNEVQCYTDDDVSESRNYDVSDGTLKIIARKQTNQCMTLGGQTKTWTSGRLNSKDKREFLYGRIEARIRFHDLEGGTWPAFWMLENRIAEQPVKGDNDNVGWPNSGASEIDVWEWFSNQPQSYITNFFNTAGCGAEYRHPYTNGAQDVLDWHRYAIEWDRDSIAFFIDDQEVIRHDVSHCPRYKEPMFVLLNVAMGGMLGGQIDPNLQRATMEVDYIAHCQLSDSSDYEHCDETTSRIDPNIEIPELPTAPAIAEENGGSASMLSLFALLTLASIKKYKSRARR; encoded by the coding sequence ATGGTTAACAACAGGCTCTACAGCCTTGGTTTGATGTTGGGTGCTTTAGTTGCTGGTGTTATCGCCCCTAAAGCGCACGCCGGATGGGAGGTTCATTGGATTGATACCTTTGAGGGAGAAGGTGTCAATTGGGATAACTGGACGGCGCAAACACAAGCAAACTACAACAACGAAGTGCAGTGTTACACCGACGATGATGTTAGCGAGTCGCGTAACTATGACGTATCTGATGGTACTTTGAAAATTATCGCCAGAAAGCAAACCAACCAATGTATGACGTTGGGAGGGCAAACCAAAACTTGGACATCAGGTCGGCTTAATAGCAAAGACAAACGAGAGTTTTTGTACGGTCGGATTGAAGCTCGTATTCGCTTTCACGATTTGGAGGGCGGGACATGGCCAGCTTTTTGGATGCTAGAAAATAGAATCGCGGAGCAGCCGGTAAAAGGTGACAACGACAATGTTGGCTGGCCAAACTCCGGTGCCAGCGAAATTGATGTTTGGGAGTGGTTTTCCAATCAGCCACAAAGCTATATCACCAACTTTTTCAATACTGCGGGGTGCGGTGCTGAATATCGCCACCCATACACGAATGGTGCGCAAGATGTCTTGGACTGGCATCGTTATGCCATTGAATGGGATCGCGACTCAATTGCTTTTTTCATCGATGACCAAGAAGTCATTCGCCACGACGTGAGCCATTGTCCACGCTACAAAGAACCTATGTTTGTTCTACTTAATGTCGCCATGGGAGGTATGTTAGGTGGGCAAATTGACCCTAATTTGCAACGTGCCACTATGGAAGTGGACTACATAGCTCATTGTCAGTTGTCAGACTCTAGTGACTATGAACACTGTGATGAAACTACCTCACGCATCGACCCAAATATTGAGATTCCAGAATTACCAACAGCGCCAGCTATTGCCGAAGAAAACGGTGGATCTGCGTCGATGTTGTCGTTATTCGCTTTGTTAACCCTAGCCTCAATCAAAAAATACAAGTCGAGAGCACGAAGGTAA
- a CDS encoding LysR family transcriptional regulator: MAKDLFANLDLNLLRTFIILNQERNMRKAAERLFVSQPAVSKALQRLRDHFDDELFVKTHHGLRATEKAHQLADALSPVMDDLASAVNHSAEFDPAELDVTLKLAISPFFLAGIANQLFNAIRAEAPNVQVQLLNWSKSTIQDIVNDDIHLGLNYTINHAPKEIIQKRIIEDRFKGYLRTGHPYDKDYLEIDDGVEFEIATLIAADWNSNQSISEKMIRMRGHDPKIVFRSELPSAIIDVVKHSDMMFPGSSFLNLDTHPGLRSLDIYFGSAALDTDINAFYHYKNRNNTTTLWLHKLIKTILTADNPGLSG, translated from the coding sequence ATGGCTAAAGATTTATTCGCAAATCTTGATTTAAACCTATTAAGAACCTTCATCATCTTGAACCAAGAGCGCAATATGCGAAAAGCGGCGGAGCGCCTGTTTGTCTCACAGCCCGCCGTAAGTAAAGCTCTGCAACGACTGCGTGATCACTTTGATGATGAGCTGTTCGTAAAAACCCATCATGGATTGCGTGCTACCGAAAAAGCACACCAATTGGCGGATGCATTAAGCCCTGTCATGGATGATTTGGCGAGTGCAGTCAATCACTCTGCAGAATTTGACCCAGCGGAACTGGATGTCACCTTAAAGCTTGCTATCTCCCCTTTTTTCCTCGCCGGGATCGCCAACCAACTGTTTAATGCTATCCGGGCAGAAGCGCCTAATGTGCAAGTTCAGCTACTTAACTGGAGTAAGTCAACGATTCAAGATATCGTCAACGACGATATTCATTTAGGGCTAAACTACACCATCAATCATGCACCAAAGGAAATCATCCAAAAGCGCATCATAGAAGACCGGTTCAAAGGCTACTTGCGTACTGGGCACCCGTACGACAAAGACTACCTAGAAATTGATGACGGTGTAGAGTTTGAAATTGCCACGCTTATTGCCGCTGACTGGAACTCGAATCAATCCATATCGGAAAAGATGATTCGTATGCGAGGCCATGATCCTAAGATCGTATTTCGATCCGAACTTCCCTCGGCAATTATCGACGTAGTGAAGCACTCAGATATGATGTTCCCAGGCTCTAGCTTTTTAAACCTCGACACACACCCGGGGCTACGTTCACTCGATATCTACTTCGGTAGCGCCGCCTTAGACACAGATATCAATGCCTTCTACCACTACAAAAACCGAAACAACACCACCACCTTGTGGCTACATAAGCTTATTAAGACAATTTTAACCGCTGATAACCCTGGGTTATCAGGCTAA